TGGTGGAAGAAGTTTGTGCCTGAGATCGGCTGGCTGACCCTCATCAGCCTTCCTGTCGTCACACCTTTCAGACTGGGATACTACTCAGGCGCAGTGATCCAGCAGTCGCTGACGTCAATCACACAGAAGGGCTGGGCTCAGGCCTTGTCAGTCGGTTTGTTCACTATGGGTCTCACCATGGAAGTCTTGGCCGATTGGCAGTTGGACCGGTTCAAGATGGGCAAGGGAATTGGAATTGGCCCTGGCACCAGAAGCCGAGCGAATAGTctggagaaagaaaatggAAATGGCGTCAAGTTTACCCAGCCAGGTTGGACTGTTGAGACAGGAGTGAATGGACACAGAGTTTCCATCagcagagagagggagaacCGTGAAGAGAAGATTTGCAAggaaggggtttggggtATTGTGAGACATCCCAAGTAAGTGCCAACCCACTGTCACCACTACCTTCTCATACTGACTTGTTGATGCTCACAGCTATCTCGGCGACGCCCTCGTCCACCTGTCATTTCCACTCATGCTCTATGCGTCCGACCTCCTCACTCCGATCGCCATGCTTGGCCCTCTGGCGAACTACCTCTACCTTCGATGTGTCGGCGGCGACAAGACCGACGAGTACACGCGAACCAGACGATACTCATATGAGGACGTCAGCAAGAAGATCGAGTTCGACCGCTACCGTCGAGAGCGAAACAGCTTCTGGCCGGACAAGGGCCAGATTCACAATAAGTGGACATGGATCGTGGTCGGCTGTGGCGTGGCGGGCGCACTGATCGAGAGACTAATCATGGGTGTTGTTTGACTTCAGGCTTTGTGCCGGTCGTGGTGTTCAGGCGGTCCCGAGGCAACAATCTTCACTGCGAATTCGGGCAGCAGCATTTTCAGGCGTTGAGGCTCGGATTATTGGCGTACGGCATCTTTCATCATTCGCAACTATTCCCAttattctcctcctccggcgaCCTTCTTTGACTTGGTTCCGTAGACCATCCTCGGGCCGCCTCAAGCCTTGGTTACGTCCACCGTCCTGGTCGATCTCAACCGTTGGTCGGACTATGTCATTGCCAATGTTCCAGGCTGCTCTCTGGTTGGCGACCACCACGACACTTTGCCTCGAGACCTACGGCAGCCCTTTCACCGACATTACCACTTCCATATCACCGTCGCTGTTGGCATCGTTACCGTGCAGCTGCTACAAAATTTGCCTTGTCATGTGTATCAAGTGCCTCTGTCGCCGCCACATGCTCCTTCCTCCGCTAGGTAGAACCTGTTCTACCTGGTCCAACATTGTCCCAGAAGGTAGCCCCGACAGCTTGGCTAGGCCACGCCTGTTCACAAAGTCGATGGGACTAAACACGCTCAGCCCCAGACCAGGCCATTCCAGCCATCGACTCTGTCGTGAACCCACACTGCCGTCTAGAATGGTACTTGCTACGACGACAAGGAGCCTCAGAAGGCACGGCACACTCAGCTCGTGCGTAGCAACCATCCGTttgccatcaacaacctcgaaTCTCGCTGTCGACAGTCACGAAGTCAGAAGTCTAAGCTATGTTTATCGGCCTTGTCAATGTTTGGTGGACGGGTGGACTTCCAGGCTTGTCTGTCCGGCAGGTTTGTCCCCCCCAATCCTGTCCCCAGCCATATCCCATGTCAACGCCAGTTTCGACAACCATCACGGAAGGCGCTACTTCGAAGGTTAACCCGAGCCTTTGCGCTTTCTGTTAGACATTGCTGTCGCTTTCCGATGAGATTCATGGCCTTGAGTGACCGGACCGGGCGATACTTGCTCAGTCGCTGTCGCCCTGAATATGTCAAACAGTAGCTGCCAGAAGGACTGCTAGCTGCTTGTGTCCAGTGATTTTGCTTCCCGACCGAGCTTGTCGGTCGCGACCAAGGGCTGGAACACGACAGATGCGGCCAGATGAGACACAGAACCTGCTTCTtgcctccccttcacctcggcTTCGACAACTTTGGTTCTTCTATCTGCTCAAAGACAGCACAGGGATAGTCATTACTTCGCCACCGCCAGGGAAGCACAATATACTTTTGCGGCAGCGTATCGTACTACAGATTGACCGGCCTGCTTTCAAGTTCATGCCTTGCTTCAGCACCCACGCAGTAATTACAGGGCACAGTCGAGCAATCACTGTTCAGGCTGACCGCACCAGCGCAGTATCATTGCCATGAATTATTATCTGAATTCCATCGCTTTCCATCTGTTGGTCTTTTCGAACGGTCCGTCCCAAACGGACGTGACCGCTGCCCAAACCGCCCTTCACCACTGGCGCCTGAGGTACCCAAGAGCTGCAGCAATGCTCGCTCCTGTGGTATATATGTTGCAATGTCGGTACCACCACGGTGCCGGCAACAGGACCATTTTGAAGGTCTTCACAGCCAGTACACCCCGTCTGCGGACATTTTTtactcctctcctcttctttaTTCGAGATGTATCCTTACCGACCCACTCACATCTACCGCTCCCAGGTGGTACGAGGCAAGCTAACGGCCCCATGGGCACCAACGTTCGACACGAGCTGAAGTTGGCCGTGGCTTGTCACCAGGGTAGCTAAGAAGATGagttgagatgagatgacCCTCATCTTATCTCACCCCACGGATCCAGGCCTTCGGCTCATCCCACGGTCTGGTCTTATAGAGGAGATAAAACCGTCTTATCTCATCAAGCCACCCTGCTTATCACGGCCACATTTCCGTCACGAAATCATATTTCAGAACCACTGGAGTGCCACGGGCGGCAGAGGGTCGCCGGCTTCATGCTATGGTATTGCGCGAGCTGCTCCCCCTTACGGACACAGCCGTCCGACTTTTGCTTTCGTGCCTGCACGCGCCCAGAATCACGGCGTAACGGGGGCCTTCAGTGGGTGGTAAAGCGACTCGTCACCCGCTGGCtcaacaccagccacaccccCTCGCCAGACCCGAGGATCTCGCCGGTACTATCCgacccatccaacccagcaTCACCCCCCACACGTTAACAGTGGCGGTCATCCAGCTCAATCTTAACGGGCCAGGTCGTCGTCCCACCGGCTCTAGCATATCCTATCCGTGCCCAGCCGTGGCTTGTTGGGACGACAAGGGACGAAATGCTTGCAGGATGTCAACATCAAGGGCATCATGTGCCGTGAGGAGAGGCAGCTCAAAGAGAAATGTAACgcgcgggggtggggaagcgAGGGGCGAGTTGGAATAGGGCAAGGACATGGCGTTCCGGTAATGTGATTTGGAGGATAGGTGGTTGGGAGGATAGGTGTTTTGGgtatggtggaggtgttggtaCGGTGAATAGGACAGTGTATGGTGTATTGTATGGGCATAGCATTGGGTTTGCATTATGGTCTTTCTATCCTCTGTATTATGTGCATTTTATCTCTTATTGTTTTTCATTTTATATCTCGTattcctttttacttttaccTGTTTTATTCTTACATGTATTTAGCACATTCTTTTCTCATTTGCTACTGTATAAGTAGGGTGTATCAATGTTGGGAACAAAGAGGACTGGGCTGGGCTCCAAAGGAGCATGGACAAACcaatggggaggggggtgggggagatcCCTAAGGAGCGTGGACGAACCAAGGGAGTTGGAACTGCTTACTTTTTGTATTCACATTATTTCTGTTGCACGTTTTGTACCATAGAATGGACAGGATGGAAGAACACTATCTTTGGAACTTGGTCTGCTTGTTTGCATCAATGTCTACGTGTGGCATGCCCTTGGCGAGTTGTCTTTTGTGACAGCGGTGTAAATCTCCGGGAGTGAACAATGACTGGTGTCTAGTAATGCCAGTGGCTTGAGTCTGTTTGAGCTATCACATCCCCACTCAAGGTCGAGATTGGTTTGTATTCTGACTTGGCCTCGAGGGAGAATGCAGCACTTCGGTTCCAGACAACAGTTCGGGAGTGGAATCACCGCAACAAAATCATCCACCTGAGTACCTTGCGCAAGGGGTGTTTATTTCTACCTACTGATAACCTAATCTCCAAACTGCGTGTGCTGTCAGAGCGTGAAGGACAAAAAGACAACATCTAGAGAACTGAACAAAACAGAAGTCTAGAATATGTAGCAAATGAAAATTGTAACGAGTGGCTGAAGTTTGTGTTCCACCATACCTAGATACCTCCACCGAACCCACCACGCCTCCATTCAACGCCTCCCAGTTCGTGGCTTCACTGGCGTTTCTTCACAACGCCATGATTAAAGTCAAATTTCTGTATTACCTGTCAGCTACCATGAATGCTCAAACGAGTCAAGGAAGGATAATACTCACAACAAGCAGACTGATTCCGAATATCGAAAACAAACTGCTCCACAGTCAACGAACCCCCACCCGCATTCTCCGGCTGCAGGCTCAAGTCCCCAAACACAGTAAAATTGACCAAGCTGTTCtgcgggttggggggagTGAGCCGATAGCTAATGCTGTCCCGGAGAATGTAAGGCTCCGCCGAACGGGCACCGGTCCACTGCCCGTTGGGGCTGACGTCGGTGATGGTCCCGATGGTGGGCTGGATGGCGTAGTCGCGCGCGGTGAAGAAGGCTGTTATGCCGTTGCTGGGGAGGTAGACCGTCCCGGTTGTCGTGCCGAGGGCGGTTCCGGCTGTGCACTGCCCCACCGGGAAGCTGActtggagggtggtggtgcaggaCTCCTCGCGGGggccggaggggagggtgacgCCGTAGTTGGGGTAGGTGACTGTGGCGATTTGGTTGGCGTCGTCGTagaagatgaaggagccTTCGCAACCTTGGCCGGTTTGGGTCGCGACGCGGGTGAAGACTGCGCGGGGTTGCTGGCGGGCTTCAATGATGGggccggcgagggcggtggtcgcttggaggaggagggcggaggcggtggtgtaCTTCATTTTTGCGGTTGTGAAGGGATCTGGTCGGGAAGAAGActgttggaggtggtttagagcaggaggtgatgatgatgatgatgatgagtgtTGTCTGAGAAGGTGGGCTTTATACTTGTGTTGGCTGCTTGAATGTCGGTGAACATTCAAGCCGTTTCTGTATCTTCTGCTAGGCCTTAGTAAGGGCCGCTGGCTCGTGATGCCTTCGCGCCCTCCCATGTCGATGAACACCGGACATCTCGGCCTTGCATCATCAGCCTTACGCTGTGACGAAAtgcttggtgctgttgggttcTATCCCACACCCGTACTGGGTAACATTGCTGCTAGGACGATATCCCAGTAACGTGGACCTGGGACTAAGGTAGCATGCCTCGATGAACCATCGAAACacggtgaggatgatgacaaaCGCTTCTTTGGGTGTATCTCGGTGTGTGTCAAGGTATCTCGGCTAGGTCGTGATCTCGGTCCTGCGAAAACCCATGGCAACAAAAGCCTATAGACGTGATCAGTTGCGTCTCACCAACTGCGGAGGAGGCGCAAAACAGGAACAATCTCGTCGTGATCGACGATGAATCGGGATTCGGCAAGCATTTGCGTACAATGCTCACCGACTAGTTGATTCTTCTAGGTCAAACAAGCGAGACCTTCCAATTGAAGAACATTTGCTTATGAAGGAAGGGACCTACTGACCTGGTACCCAATGGTGTGGTCAGAACTCGAAGCGCGTATTGAAGTCAGCGGGCGTTCTCTTGTGTAACACCAAAATACGTCTCGATGTTTGGGACTAAAAGAGGCGCATGCTGATGCTACAGGTCATTTGAGCCTCAGTCGGCTTTACCGGGTTCGGTGCGATTCTTGGTCCCAGCCTGAAGAACTGCTATTCGTCAGCTTAATTCCGAGCTTGATGATAGCCTCCATTTTAAGTTGAAACGCGCGGTCAATCGTGCACCCATACAGGTGATTAACTTGTATGAGGCACATAGGAAGCACAAGACTGGATACAATATGCCTAGGCGAGTGACCAGTAATGACGCCAACGATCCGTGTTACATTTGATAGCAATAGCATATGTACCGCATATGCGGTGGGGTTCCAAACTGGTAGAGACAGCGAGGTCCATGGGATGACAGGGTCCGGTACATTCGGTTCGGCTTGCCGCGAGGATAGGCCAGTCCACTGCATGCTCGTCAGTCACTGGTCCACTGATTCGCCGTGCTGATCATTGTAGCCAGAATACATACCCGCTGATGCGCCGCCTGGTTGTAGCCCAGGGGAAATGCCATCATTCTGGGCGTGTGTGATTTGTGGTACCTCTTAGGGGGGGTCAGTCAGTGCCCCATGGTCCAGAGTAGGGGTGATTTTCCACACCTACAGGTAGCCAGCCAGGAACaagtcctcctctccttgccTTGTATCATCCCACCCTCGATATCGAGTACCTTGCCAAAGCTCAGGCCAGCATGGTCCAAAGCGCCGGTTGATCCTGGTCTTCGTCGCCCGGCGTCATCCCCTCAAGGCCGGTCCAATCCTCGTTGAAAAGGATATTGGTGAGAAAACAGCGTTTGTTGTAGAGGAACCAGGTACTCGCAGCAACaatcacccaccaccttgCCATGTCGGGGTCTGCGAGAAATCGGGTTTCGAAGATGGGCATTTTGTTGATGATTGGGCCGGCTATTGTCTGATCAGCGATTGGTAGAGAGAGCAAGGCCCGGGGAAAGGCTTACAGCGGGCAAAAGGGGATGTGattcggtggtggtggtggtagtggtgtgTGAATAATAgtagtagtggtggtggtagtggtggtgatggtggtgatggtgatggtgaggaagtGTGCTTCTAGAAAAGTCCAGGGGAAGgctggtggaaaagggggtgggtgccTGGTGCTACGGCCTGTGTAAGAGACTTCGGGGGCCCCGGCCTGAGCACATCTCTTCCCCTCACTCTCCAGAGTTGGCAGGTGTACAGGAGGGTCCTGCCTGTTGGGAATCCGGTAGGGTTAAAAGCCCGGTAGCTTTGCACCATATACCCATGCACAGGTATCACCTTTATGGATTTTTCATGCTTCTGCCAAATCGTTTCTCGATCACTTGCTGGCCAACCCTCTAGCGTTCACCAGCGCCACCCTCCGTCTGTGCACGACATCGTTGTTTCGCTGGCAGGCCCTGGGAAGTGCTTGAACACGCTGCTAAAACCCCCGCCAGTCTCGTTCGTGGACGCCGCGGGCGGTAGCCGGTCACAGCAAAACACACCAACAAGGAACGTGCCATggccccatcatcatcggccaCCATATCGGCTGGTAACATATCATCACGCCAAACATTCAAAGCATAAAATCGCGCCCATGAGCTTGTTCTCCCCTAGCTCGTTCTCCCCTCCCTGGTCCACCACAGCGGGAATCTCCTCGGCCGATGGACAGCCCCAGGTGGTTACCACCACTGTTCCTATCCCGATCTGCCAAATCGGTGGCGGTGAGTTGATCCACCACATGCTGTTTAATTCCTTTTGACATCCACTGATCATCTCATGGAACAGGCCAGATTAACGGTCATACCACTCCCTACGTGGCTCTGACGGTCCGCCCATGTGGGCCACTAGGTCTCTTGCCTCCCTGCCCTGGACCGCCTCCATCCCCGAATTCTACAACACAATGTCTACCGTGTCTCTCGATATCCCCAAAATGGCATCAGCACATTCGCTGTATAAGTGCAGACGCGACGATCAAACCCACTGAGCGAGATCCCGCCTTATAAGCTGAGCATCCCATGAACAAGCGCTTGACTTGCAAAGTCATACTTGGCAAGCCGGTAGGAATATTTGATTTGGCTTGGCGAAAAATAGGCCTTACCGGATTTAACTTACTTACTTGACTTACTGCCCACCCTGTGGAAGTTCACCAAGATTGCTGACATGCCAATTCTTTTTGTTTTACAGACTTTTCGGCCGGCCACAGCTACACCCAACCGTTGTCGCGACCCGTGGACGCAAGGCCATGCAGGATACTGACTGAAGAGCCGACAAGCTGGATAGGAAGACCTGCCCGTTTCTTTGGACAAAATTCAGTTTATCGAGCAGCTGAATTCGTTCCCTTCTCACGTTCTTCCAGTTTCCATTGTTCGAGATATCACGTCGATGGCTGCGCACCCGTCTCGTATTCgggcctggtggtggtaaaCCCAGGGAATACACCGTTTGGAAATGCACAGTTTTACAAACAAGAGAACCTTTAGAGAGCCCCCTGTTTATCTTACCAGCGCCCTCCTGCATACCTGTTCACTTACTCTGCCTATAACATAATAAACGGCCTCAAGGGATAGTTAAAACATCTTAAAAAATAATTCTATTGCCtgaaaagtaattaaaagGCCTCAAAAGATAATGTAAAGGTTTTAAAAGATGGTTTGAGGTTCTTAGAAGATAGTTTAAAGGCATTTAAATATAGCTTGAAGGCCTTCAAGGATAATCAAAAGACCTcgaaaaataatttaaaggtCTTCAAAGGTAGTTCAAAAGCCTTGAAGGATAGTCTAGAGGCCTTTAAATCATCCCTTAAAACCTTCcaactatcttttaaggcttTATGATTATATTTAAGGCCTCTTAATTCTGTGCCAAAGTATTTTAACCCGCTTTGAAGGCTTGTTAAGTATTTTTAACACTTCAAAATTAGGCATTCCTCGAAACATAGTTGAATTCTATATGAAAAGAAGGGCGCGGGGGTGTTGGTCAGATAATTAGGGGGCCCCGTAAAAATTCTCTCTTGAAAATACACAGTCTGGAAAGTATAGCTCTACATAGAAAGTCCTAATAGAACTGttgtttccctttttttttttttttttttaccacGGCGCTTCCATCAGCACCAGacaccccctcatcatcaaagtTATCCCCTCCGCACAACACTTAAAGACCAGCCATCAACCCAATAACAAAcatctcaaccccatcaGAGAGATCCGAACGTCATCGCGGTGACAACTAATCAgacccaacccccaaatcaTCACTCTTCCCGGAATAACCATCCGTATCAAACCTCGCCTCGTCCATATTTCGCACAAATGTCACAAACCACCTCACAGTATGGACATGATTCAACACACTGACTCTTTCATCCACAGTATGAATCTTTCCCAGTCCCACCTCGTCATCAGCGTCGTAGCCGGGGGCAAATCGAAAGATGTGCCTCGTCAAGTTCCAATAAAACCTCGTGTCGGTGTTGCCTGTCATGATCCCAGGGGTAACAATGACGTTCTTGCCGTAGACGGCACGAACCGTGCCGGCTAGTGTTGTGAAAGGGCTGTTTGTTGAGCCGTCTgctggggtgatgggggctACCTCCAGTTTGTTCACCGTTGACGAGAGGTGGATCGAGTTGGGCTCCTCTTGAGAGTCATCAAAGGCGTGAAGGGTGAGGTTGTATTTCTTTGCGATCTCGTCACCAATAGAGGTGAGACGGTCCGTAACAATCTTTGTGGTCTCACCGATATTGATACGGTGGTTGACTGTTACCGTAGCGCGCTCGGGCAGAGCGTTGGTTTTAATGCCGCCCGAGATGACGTCCACTGCTTGGGAGGTTTGCATCAGGTACTTGATTGCTGGGCCTTGCTTGGCGGCTTCGAGCGCGAGACGGTCGGGCTTGTTTCTACAGGTAAGGAAAAAGGAAGGCTTTTTGAATGCGTTGTCCGCCAGGAGCTTCCTGAGTTTCTTTGGGAAGTTATCCGAGTAGCCGGCGCCGCACTGCAGCTGCGAGTAATAGGGGTTCTCTTCGACTAGACGTGTTGGGTACTGTTCGGACTCGatcttggtgatgagctCGCTGAGAACGCCGATGCTCGTGTGGTCAGAAGGGATGGAGGAGTGGCCACCTGGCATTCGGACGGTGATTTTGACGTCGACGTAGCCTTTCTCGGCTGTTCCGGGCTTCGCAAAGAGGGTGCCCCATGTCTCTTCGAAGCCGGCGCCTTCGTCAACAATGACAGCGACACCATCCTTGCCGTATCTCTCCTGAAGGAAGGCAGAAAGGGCCGATGCTCCTCGTCTCCCGGATACCTCTTCGTCAAAGCCAAAGGACAGGATAATCGTGCGTTTGGGTTGAAAATTGGCTTCTAAAAGGAGTTGAAGGGTTTCCAGCAACGCTATGAGGGTGTTCTTGCAGTCAGCAGCCCCACGGCCCCAGACGTATTTGCCATCATAGGCACCGCTCCTACAAAATGTTAGCAATTGCATTGATGTTTTCCCTTGTCGAAGCCTACCAGGGCGGGTGGGTCCATGATCCGATCGTCTCTGGTGGCACGGGTACGGTATCCTGATGGGCCATCAAAAGCGTGGGTTTCAGGCTATCGTCACTGCCCTTCCATGTGTACAGCAGACCATGAGTGTTGACCTTTTCAACCTGCAGTTTCTCGTGGATCAATGGGAAGGTCAGGGCCAGATAGCCATGAAACTTGAAGAACACTTCCCATCTTGGATCCCGACCAACTTCACCCATGTCATCGAAAGATTCTGTCTTTATCTGGACAGCGCGGGAAAGACGGTCAACGCTGGCGTTCCTGAACGCGTCGCCCTCGATGATGTCAACGAGCTTGTCGAGGTCTTCGTTTTTGGCAGGGAAGTGCGGTTCTGGTTGGGTGCATTGATCCTTGAAATCGGGCTCACGGAGGAAAACAAATAGGAGTGGGCGGTCCACCAGAATTGAGAGACCGCACAAGGCCAGGACGAAACCCCAGAGAATATACCAACACGGAGTCTCCTTGGTGGCGATGCGCATTCTATTTTGGCGCGCgtgtgttggagggggagacaGATGCTGTCTGTCGGCCATGGCTTCGCGCGTCTTCGCAGACGCTGTCTCCAGCTTTTCGTACATGTTGTCTGCCAtttttgttgctgatgacggcgatggcgatgaaTGGATGGAGGAACAACGATGATGTGTGGCGGGTGAGATGACGCTTGAGACGCTGCGGGGCCCCTGAATCGCCGCTGAGCGGGGATAGTGAATCAATTGCCGAACTATTTGTCGTCAATGAAACGGTGCTGTCCAATCATATCACTCAATTCATGCTACGAGGTGGGCGAAGGCATAACAAACAGCAACGAGCCATTAACGTGAGATGTTTTGTAGGTAGATTTGTCATCAGCTATCATTTGCCTAGAGAAAGAATTTACCTGAGGCATGATATCACAAGCTGTGAAGCTTTATACCAAGAAATATGTTTATAAGCTCTTGCCTCTGAAAGTTATGAAACATCATGTATAGGATTTGGCATGGCTTCATGACATGACCTCGGTCCGGCATTATTTCAACATTTACAAATCGAAAACTCATGAAGCGAGGGACTCAAGTGTGATAACCAGACTGCCAGTGCATGAGAGCTTGTTCACTCTTAtgaccatcaaccacctcatAGCAATCCGACTGAGCAATAAACAGGACCTGCCTAGTCTAACCACGGTGCCAGAGCTCATGCTTGCCCCTTGAGCGGGCTTCGCACAGTCTGAAGACCAAATGGGCTTGACCACTGGCAAGCAGAAAGCACTTGCCGAGAGCCGAGAGCAAGCTGGATGACCCGGACGTGCACCTGCCTTTCTCGCAAGCCCTAGGTACGTACCTACTAGGGTAGGAAAGAAGGTCAGTCCCTCGCACCCTTTCCCTCGCACCTTTGTCCCACTCAACCTActcgtcttcctctctctcctcttccacatcaacaacgcaATATGCCACAAGCCTCAAGTTCTTGATCCGGGCACTCTCTCAGCATCTGTCGTTTGTGGACCTGCTATTTGCAGTGCCGAGGTGAGACATTCCTGTACTATCTCCTCGACGGAAAGGAAGATGCTGACGACTAGCCTGTCTCCAGACCACGACAGACAATGATTTGCCCCTCGTGTTTCCAAAAGATCATCATTCAGAAGAGCGACATCAACAAGATCATGTCGCGGATGGAGAAGCAAGCATTTTCCCGGCCATCGTTGCATTGCTGAACCCATCGCAACTCACAATGTCCTCCGGTGCTAGACGCACACCCTCGAGATGTGGACGTCTCGGAGCAGCGGGATCGACCTCCATCGCCTGGAGGCCAGGAAGGGGTTGATCAAAGAGTCCCAGCCAAAGTTGTGGGTCCCTCGGTACACTAGTCACGTCCGAGGTggtgtgggaaggggaagccAGCTTGCCTCGCGGAAGTGGCGTGTACGTGTACAAGAGGAGGACAGGATGATTTTGGGGTACTGTGTTAGAAAGTAGGAGCATCATGTATAATCGACTATTATCATTCACTTGGCCCTCTAGATCCTTCCACTGCCTTTCGTGATGTTTTGGATTGCTTGTTCTTTGTTGGAACCTAGGTAATCGCCGAGTAGTGCCTAGAAAACAAGCAGcaccccacccctccaaagGCAGCCACACCACGTGATCGACTCAGGGGCCATTCATTTCCACGAACGCGCTATTCTGTTCCTCATCTCAACttcacatcaccaaccatccATTTACCCACCATGAAGTCGCTTTTTCCATCCCGCCGCAAGCCGCCAGTTCAGATTCCCACTGATACCCAAGACCTTTTTGCTCATCTCCCGACCgaactcatcatcctcgtcctcgaacaactcaacacctccagcGACATCATCTCGGCCCTCCACGTCTGTCGCAACTGGCGTGACATTCTCCTCTCTCCAGAGATATGGCCCTCCATCGCCGACCGCCTGGCGCCAggcctcaccacccacatcCGCGAGAGAAATTGTTCAGTCAACCTCCGTGCCCAGGCCAAGGTATTCCAGTCCGCGTtgaacctccaccacctctaccAGTCCGGGTTCTTTTCCCACGCTCGACACCACGTCGTGCGTGTAAATGATGGTTCTTTTACTCTTTCAAAGCAGATCTCGGTCGAGTCGGGGGGTGTGCACTCCCTTGCTGAGGTCCCCGGTCTTGATCCGTTGTCGGAAGAGCTGCATGTAACTCACCTGAGACTTTACAGCCATGGGAGGATTGCCTGGTGGCCTGAGGCGTGGCACTTACCTTActttgcggtggtggatgattTGAGGGCTAGAGTGAGGAAGATGTTTCTCTTTCCTGGGCAGGCTGAGCTCAGGGGGGAGGATCGGAGACGGGGGTGGAAGACTgcgttgggggagaagttgtTTGTTCTTGGGCAGGGGGACGCgggggtgtgtgtgtggcatttggagagggatgagATGAAGTTTGTGGAGCTGCCGGGGCGGTTTGACAGGTGtgttgtggatggggagaggttgttgttcATTGGGCGGAGGAACGCCGAGGTTTGGCTGTGGGAGTGGGCAGGTGAACaaggggtgagggagattgaTGTGGCGGGGGATGAACCTAGGTATGTGCCTGGACCGGTGAGGATGGGTGGGCAGATCGTGCAAGGGTACCCGAGGCCGGCGCCGAagtgggggttgaggtttcAGGATACGGATGTCAAGGTTGATTTCATTCTGCATCCAAACGACTGGAGAGTGATTTTTGTGGTGACatgggatgaggttgatttggtggtgagtgagttTTATGAAGGGTGCATGAGGGCACGGATGGTATGCCCGCGCGAACATCTTGCGTATCAGGGGATGGTGAGATCGAGGACTGATAATGCGGTGCATTATCTGCGGACTGATAGATGTGATGGGCGTGGGGGATATGTTCTCATGACagcttgggttggggaggagccgATGTGTGATGCTGGGCATAGGGGGAGCATAGTGTCTGTCTGCTTCAACGTCCACACCTCGGAGTTCAGCGCGCTTGTTCACCACGCATCATATCAACGAACGCCTGCTGCTCATCTCTGGGATGGCTTGCTGGCTGTCAGGGTGGCT
The window above is part of the Podospora bellae-mahoneyi strain CBS 112042 chromosome 3, whole genome shotgun sequence genome. Proteins encoded here:
- a CDS encoding hypothetical protein (EggNog:ENOG503P793; COG:S), producing the protein MKSLFPSRRKPPVQIPTDTQDLFAHLPTELIILVLEQLNTSSDIISALHVCRNWRDILLSPEIWPSIADRLAPGLTTHIRERNCSVNLRAQAKVFQSALNLHHLYQSGFFSHARHHVVRVNDGSFTLSKQISVESGGVHSLAEVPGLDPLSEELHVTHLRLYSHGRIAWWPEAWHLPYFAVVDDLRARVRKMFLFPGQAELRGEDRRRGWKTALGEKLFVLGQGDAGVCVWHLERDEMKFVELPGRFDRCVVDGERLLFIGRRNAEVWLWEWAGEQGVREIDVAGDEPRYVPGPVRMGGQIVQGYPRPAPKWGLRFQDTDVKVDFILHPNDWRVIFVVTWDEVDLVVSEFYEGCMRARMVCPREHLAYQGMVRSRTDNAVHYLRTDRCDGRGGYVLMTAWVGEEPMCDAGHRGSIVSVCFNVHTSEFSALVHHASYQRTPAAHLWDGLLAVRVAGEDQNGLKPVVALLKPCNADEGNEATSQPGNPMPVRLIKQPSNTITPAEGNMTFVSEDGEIRPRAQSLYGMAHAFEAGGDAREAGTDAMKAEWLSGDDKTLVYVAGRDYTVWMFGENGIPKEKKEVRLWKERFKNAIASTGRGTRA
- a CDS encoding hypothetical protein (EggNog:ENOG503NU4A; MEROPS:MER0001269; COG:E); the protein is MADNMYEKLETASAKTREAMADRQHLSPPPTHARQNRMRIATKETPCWYILWGFVLALCGLSILVDRPLLFVFLREPDFKDQCTQPEPHFPAKNEDLDKLVDIIEGDAFRNASVDRLSRAVQIKTESFDDMGEVGRDPRWEVFFKFHGYLALTFPLIHEKLQVEKVNTHGLLYTWKGSDDSLKPTLLMAHQDTVPVPPETIGSWTHPPWSGAYDGKYVWGRGAADCKNTLIALLETLQLLLEANFQPKRTIILSFGFDEEVSGRRGASALSAFLQERYGKDGVAVIVDEGAGFEETWGTLFAKPGTAEKGYVDVKITVRMPGGHSSIPSDHTSIGVLSELITKIESEQYPTRLVEENPYYSQLQCGAGYSDNFPKKLRKLLADNAFKKPSFFLTCRNKPDRLALEAAKQGPAIKYLMQTSQAVDVISGGIKTNALPERATVTVNHRINIGETTKIVTDRLTSIGDEIAKKYNLTLHAFDDSQEEPNSIHLSSTVNKLEVAPITPADGSTNSPFTTLAGTVRAVYGKNVIVTPGIMTGNTDTRFYWNLTRHIFRFAPGYDADDEVGLGKIHTVDERVSVLNHVHTVRWFVTFVRNMDEARFDTDGYSGKSDDLGVGSD
- a CDS encoding hypothetical protein (EggNog:ENOG503PYAC), translating into MGGREGITSQRPLLRPSRRYRNGLNVHRHSSSQHKYKAHLLRQHSSSSSSSPPALNHLQQSSSRPDPFTTAKMKYTTASALLLQATTALAGPIIEARQQPRAVFTRVATQTGQGCEGSFIFYDDANQIATVTYPNYGVTLPSGPREESCTTTLQVSFPVGQCTAGTALGTTTGTVYLPSNGITAFFTARDYAIQPTIGTITDVSPNGQWTGARSAEPYILRDSISYRLTPPNPQNSLVNFTVFGDLSLQPENAGGGSLTVEQFVFDIRNQSACKFDFNHGVVKKRQ